A window of Malania oleifera isolate guangnan ecotype guangnan chromosome 5, ASM2987363v1, whole genome shotgun sequence contains these coding sequences:
- the LOC131156021 gene encoding uncharacterized protein LOC131156021, giving the protein MTEIARSSREQGGLFAGHSCTIEKFNKMNPLAFSGGVDPAVAENWMQETEKDLEVLQYFPATVREVKVKRFLNLKQNLLSVQQYAARFIELSRFSPYIVPNEIKKARQIERCLRQGIFKQVVVLKIQDFAELVDRGALVEIRERMDAEEQEQKKRSVSSGFQQGFRQGLWRRGNYGRGQRQVVGDYKVQAMQNPHVCQTCGRRHWGECRLGRAVYYRCGRHGHLMCDCPTPPYVASAPRSYQGGYQAPRGG; this is encoded by the exons atgactgagatcgctaggagctctagagagcagggaggtctgTTTGCAGGGCATAGTTGCACAATTGAGAAGTTTaataagatgaatcctctagcattttcagGGGGAGtcgatcctgcagttgctgaaaattggatgcaagagactGAGAAAGATTTGGAAGTGCTACA gtatttcccAGCCACTGTTAGGGAAGTTAAAGTGAAAAGGTTCCTAAACCTGAAACAGAATTTGCTGTCAGTACAACAGTATGCGGCACGGTTTATAGAGCTCTCACGATTTtctccgtatattgttcctaatgaaatTAAGAAGGCGAGACAGATTGAGAGATGTTTGAGGCAAGGTATATTCAAGCAGGTTGTAGTGCTGAAgatacaggactttgctgagttggtcgatAGAGGAGCTTTGGTTGAGATTAGAGAGCGTATGGACGCAGAGGAGCAagaacagaagaagagatctgtgTCATCTGGCTTTCAGCAGGGTTTTAGGCAGGGTttgtggaggagaggaaactacggtagaggacagaggcaggTGGTTGGGGATTATAAGGTGCAGGCGATGCAGAATCCTcatgtctgtcagacttgtgggaggaggcattggggagagtgtcgaCTGGGACGAGCTGTCtactatcgctgcggtagacatGGGCATTTAATGTgtgattgccctacaccaccataTGTTGCTTCAGCTCCTAGATCATATCAAGGAGGCTATCAAGCAccacgtggaggctag